In one bacterium genomic region, the following are encoded:
- a CDS encoding DUF5610 domain-containing protein, whose product MLNGLQLEKEIPGFFPGLGIGQDKEGNLLAERLKGDYFATEPFLRQSELKDEEGNLLAQELEFGLYRSEFHFDYQKYTNAAKGLQQAELAEAPIQAQEAEEKGPDRLPPVRDGFTIEKSDRIVEAEEGHRTYVADNVKPGDIITVENLDTGEIASFQVDKQGGLHMMDEPVTEGENVMTYKLHEGDVLNVVPGGGAPAGGPDDFYVDSFDEGDVVGIENLDTGEKTFFSMDENGIFHQLVGEEVDRVNQLLEQGEDIITYKARTGDRIHIQGEGENDNTLVTLEENGFTIEPEEEAEALPAPAEGEGEDVSVVRPTPAEAAEAEEGKGLDLRGMAEALKQRVVDILLGRDIEEEEEVVGLKELQPTEEEEPVEEITGEEVEDIDNSKGADGRTVLEVADTINGFIRDMYELYKGKYGEGSEQLNDFVEMMKGAVDEGIRQARDELQAMGTLDDFTGKRIDRIQELVQEGIDEFFEEEIAAFEGKIAEENLVLPEREEEEEAEAVPLEEIEQAQLAAQSGANYLAGMGFEPPRDYTAFDYRV is encoded by the coding sequence ATGTTAAACGGACTTCAGTTGGAAAAGGAGATTCCTGGATTTTTTCCAGGTCTGGGGATTGGTCAGGATAAAGAAGGGAATCTCCTGGCCGAAAGATTAAAGGGCGATTATTTTGCGACAGAACCTTTCCTTCGTCAAAGTGAGCTGAAAGATGAAGAAGGGAATCTTCTGGCGCAAGAACTTGAATTTGGACTATATAGGTCAGAGTTTCATTTTGATTATCAGAAATATACAAATGCCGCCAAGGGTCTCCAGCAGGCTGAACTGGCGGAAGCCCCTATTCAGGCCCAGGAGGCCGAGGAAAAAGGCCCAGACCGCTTGCCGCCAGTGAGAGATGGCTTTACGATCGAGAAAAGCGATCGTATTGTTGAAGCCGAAGAGGGTCATCGAACTTATGTGGCTGACAATGTAAAACCAGGTGATATTATTACGGTGGAGAACCTGGATACCGGTGAAATCGCCTCTTTTCAGGTAGATAAACAAGGTGGACTGCATATGATGGATGAGCCGGTGACGGAAGGCGAAAATGTAATGACCTACAAGCTTCACGAGGGTGATGTCTTGAATGTTGTCCCTGGCGGCGGCGCCCCGGCAGGAGGGCCGGATGACTTTTATGTGGACAGCTTTGATGAGGGAGATGTGGTGGGTATTGAAAATCTTGATACCGGTGAGAAGACCTTCTTCAGCATGGATGAGAATGGGATTTTTCATCAACTGGTCGGGGAGGAAGTAGATCGGGTTAATCAGCTATTAGAGCAGGGTGAAGATATTATCACTTATAAGGCACGTACTGGTGACCGGATTCACATTCAGGGTGAAGGTGAAAACGATAATACCTTAGTCACGCTTGAAGAGAACGGCTTTACTATTGAGCCTGAAGAAGAGGCTGAAGCCCTGCCTGCTCCGGCAGAGGGAGAAGGAGAGGATGTCTCTGTGGTCAGACCAACCCCAGCCGAAGCAGCCGAGGCAGAAGAAGGAAAGGGATTAGACCTCAGGGGTATGGCTGAGGCGTTGAAACAGCGGGTGGTCGATATTCTACTTGGTCGGGACATCGAAGAAGAAGAGGAAGTCGTTGGACTTAAGGAACTTCAGCCCACTGAAGAAGAAGAGCCGGTTGAAGAAATTACTGGTGAAGAAGTAGAGGATATAGATAATTCCAAAGGGGCCGATGGCCGCACAGTTTTAGAAGTGGCTGATACGATCAACGGCTTCATCAGGGATATGTATGAGCTTTACAAGGGGAAATATGGTGAAGGAAGCGAGCAACTTAATGATTTTGTGGAGATGATGAAGGGCGCGGTGGATGAAGGTATTCGGCAGGCCAGAGATGAACTTCAGGCCATGGGAACACTCGACGATTTTACCGGTAAGCGGATTGATCGGATTCAAGAACTGGTTCAGGAGGGAATCGATGAATTCTTCGAGGAAGAAATAGCCGCCTTTGAAGGGAAAATTGCTGAAGAGAATCTCGTCCTGCCAGAGAGGGAAGAGGAAGAAGAGGCTGAGGCAGTGCCTTTGGAAGAGATAGAGCAGGCTCAACTGGCTGCTCAGTCTGGAGCAAATTACCTGGCTGGAATGGGGTTTGAACCTCCGAGAGATTATACTGCCTTTGACTACAGAGTTTAA